From Chryseobacterium sp. IHB B 17019, one genomic window encodes:
- a CDS encoding M1 family metallopeptidase, with translation MKKFYFLLLSVFVFQQFYAQNDNIEKKGLIAKEMKSFAQKMAVGNINPNTLNYDLQYQRMNVTLNPAIYNISGSVTSHFKPNQSLNSIYFDLDNQMTVSQVQYHGNTLAFQQLPTKEIKIDFQSALPANVLDSLTITYSGAPSATYNAFFNGSQGGTAVLSTLSEPYGAQDWFPTKQSLNDKIDRFDFKITTPSQYNVAANGKLMSETTLPGSQKLTFWRTMYPMASYLVALSITNFVKLNDTMGNPPFPFVNYIFPSTAANTTSMSNIEWTKTVMNTFETYLGPYPFRNEKYGHMEFQVGGGMEHQTMSSMGGWTRGLIAHELAHQWFGDKITCGAWNDIWLNEGFATFGEHLANEKLLMTNTQFMNYLLDQKNFITSSPGGSVYVADSNLGSVGTIFSGRLSYSKGGYVVRMLKWILGDTAFYQAIQDYHSRPNLAYNYAKTQDLNASLLQSTGTNFTEFFNDWIYGEGYPIYDIRWRQSGGQIIIKAAQTQSSPTVSFYEMPLPIKVNGTGGQTAYFKLNNTTNNQYFVQSVAFPVASVEFNYEYQILEKNSTVTQDNTLNTSDFNVEEFALYPNPAKNELNIKGIDKATDFTIYFTDGKLVRKGTYQPEKAINISELVPGTYIFKIKDKNVKFLKK, from the coding sequence ACGCTCAGAACGATAATATTGAAAAAAAGGGACTTATTGCAAAGGAAATGAAATCTTTTGCCCAGAAAATGGCAGTCGGGAATATCAATCCGAATACGCTGAATTATGACCTGCAATATCAGAGAATGAATGTCACGCTAAATCCTGCTATCTATAATATTTCAGGATCGGTAACGTCCCATTTTAAGCCTAATCAGAGCCTTAACAGTATTTATTTTGATCTTGATAATCAGATGACGGTTTCGCAAGTGCAGTACCACGGTAATACACTTGCTTTCCAGCAACTTCCGACTAAAGAAATTAAAATTGATTTTCAGAGTGCTCTTCCGGCCAATGTTCTGGATTCTTTAACGATAACGTATTCGGGGGCACCATCCGCCACTTATAATGCTTTCTTTAACGGATCTCAGGGAGGAACCGCAGTGTTGTCAACGTTAAGCGAACCTTACGGGGCACAGGACTGGTTTCCAACAAAACAAAGCCTGAATGATAAGATCGACAGATTTGATTTTAAAATAACAACACCTTCTCAGTATAATGTTGCAGCCAACGGAAAATTGATGTCTGAAACTACACTTCCGGGTAGTCAGAAACTGACTTTCTGGAGAACAATGTATCCGATGGCTTCTTACCTGGTGGCACTTTCGATCACGAATTTTGTTAAGCTGAATGATACAATGGGAAATCCGCCTTTTCCTTTTGTGAATTATATTTTTCCCTCCACAGCTGCCAATACAACCAGTATGAGCAATATTGAATGGACAAAAACGGTTATGAACACCTTTGAAACATACCTTGGGCCGTATCCTTTTAGAAATGAAAAATACGGACACATGGAATTTCAGGTCGGTGGCGGAATGGAACATCAGACCATGTCTTCAATGGGAGGATGGACCAGGGGGCTTATTGCGCATGAACTTGCCCATCAATGGTTTGGAGATAAAATAACCTGCGGTGCCTGGAACGATATCTGGCTGAATGAAGGGTTTGCAACATTCGGGGAACATCTGGCCAATGAGAAACTGCTGATGACCAATACTCAATTTATGAACTATTTATTGGATCAGAAGAACTTTATTACAAGTTCTCCCGGTGGAAGTGTGTATGTAGCTGATTCCAATTTGGGAAGTGTGGGAACAATTTTCAGTGGAAGGTTGTCTTATTCCAAAGGAGGATATGTGGTTAGAATGTTGAAATGGATTTTAGGCGATACAGCTTTTTATCAGGCTATCCAGGATTATCATTCTAGACCGAATTTAGCTTATAACTACGCAAAAACACAGGATTTAAATGCATCTTTATTGCAGTCGACAGGAACTAATTTCACGGAATTTTTCAACGACTGGATTTATGGCGAAGGATATCCTATTTACGACATCAGATGGAGACAGTCCGGAGGTCAGATCATTATCAAAGCAGCTCAGACTCAAAGTAGTCCCACTGTAAGTTTTTACGAAATGCCTCTTCCGATAAAAGTAAATGGAACGGGTGGACAGACTGCTTATTTTAAATTAAATAATACAACCAACAACCAATATTTTGTACAGTCGGTTGCTTTTCCGGTGGCAAGTGTAGAATTTAATTATGAATATCAGATTTTAGAAAAAAATTCAACGGTAACTCAGGATAATACTTTAAATACTTCAGATTTTAATGTAGAAGAATTTGCTTTATATCCGAATCCGGCAAAGAACGAATTGAACATAAAAGGAATTGATAAGGCTACAGATTTTACCATTTATTTTACAGATGGAAAATTGGTGAGAAAGGGAACTTATCAGCCCGAAAAGGCGATTAATATTTCCGAACTTGTTCCTGGAACTTATATTTTTAAGATTAAAGATAAGAATGTGAAATTTTTAAAGAAATAA
- the kbl gene encoding glycine C-acetyltransferase yields MISKKYLENLQNELQNIDNDGLYKRERIITSQQSAEIEANGKKLLNFCANNYLGLSNHPEVMKASQDMIESHGYGMSSVRFICGTQDIHKQLEAKIAEFLGLEDTILYAACFDANGGVFEPLFTEEDAIISDELNHASIIDGVRLCKAARYRYKNNNMADLEAQLIAASEKNHRFKIIVTDGVFSMDGIVADLKGVCDLADKYDALVMVDDSHATGFIGKTGRGTHEANDVMGRVDIITSTLGKALGGALGGFTSGKKEIIDMLRQRSRPYLFSNSLAPGIVGAALKVLDMISEDTSLRDKVMENAEYFRAEMKAKGFDIPDGDAAIVPVMLYDAPLAQKMAEKLMDEGIYVIGFFYPVVPKGKARIRVQLSAAHTREHLDKAIAGFEKVGKELGVI; encoded by the coding sequence ATGATCTCTAAAAAGTATCTTGAAAATTTACAGAACGAACTACAAAATATTGACAACGACGGGCTTTACAAAAGAGAAAGAATCATTACTTCTCAGCAAAGTGCGGAAATAGAAGCCAACGGAAAAAAGCTGTTGAACTTCTGTGCCAACAATTATTTGGGATTATCAAACCATCCGGAAGTCATGAAAGCTTCGCAGGACATGATAGAATCTCATGGTTATGGAATGTCATCGGTACGTTTTATCTGCGGAACTCAGGATATTCACAAGCAATTGGAAGCAAAAATTGCTGAATTTTTAGGTCTTGAAGATACCATTTTGTATGCTGCTTGTTTTGACGCAAACGGAGGAGTTTTTGAACCTTTGTTTACGGAAGAAGATGCTATTATTTCTGATGAATTGAACCACGCTTCGATCATTGACGGAGTTCGTCTTTGTAAAGCGGCGAGATATCGTTACAAAAACAATAATATGGCAGATTTGGAAGCACAGTTGATTGCTGCTTCCGAAAAAAATCACCGTTTCAAAATCATCGTTACAGACGGGGTTTTCTCAATGGACGGAATTGTTGCAGACCTGAAAGGAGTTTGTGATTTAGCTGATAAATATGACGCTTTGGTGATGGTTGACGATTCTCATGCAACCGGATTTATCGGGAAAACAGGTCGTGGAACTCATGAGGCTAACGATGTAATGGGTAGAGTAGACATCATTACTTCTACATTAGGAAAGGCTCTTGGTGGTGCTTTGGGAGGATTTACTTCCGGTAAAAAAGAGATCATCGATATGTTGAGACAACGTTCTCGTCCATACTTATTCTCAAATTCATTGGCTCCGGGAATCGTGGGTGCAGCTTTGAAAGTCTTGGATATGATTTCTGAAGACACTTCTCTTCGTGATAAAGTAATGGAAAACGCAGAATATTTCAGAGCAGAAATGAAAGCTAAAGGTTTTGATATTCCTGATGGTGATGCTGCAATTGTTCCTGTAATGCTGTACGACGCTCCTTTGGCTCAGAAAATGGCTGAAAAACTGATGGATGAAGGGATTTACGTAATTGGGTTCTTTTATCCTGTTGTACCGAAAGGAAAAGCGAGAATCAGAGTTCAGCTTTCTGCGGCTCATACAAGAGAACATTTGGATAAGGCGATTGCCGGCTTTGAAAAAGTAGGAAAGGAACTTGGAGTAATTTAA
- a CDS encoding CopD family protein, whose protein sequence is MLYTIIKALHIIFMVSYFAGIFYLVRIFVYYKDTDEFAEEKKKILREQYTFMARRLWNIITVPAGIIMAVCGIIMIFLNLGLMKTPWFHLKLTFLIGLAIYHYWCWKKVLQLKELNGNTLETANIKLRQANEIATFILFLVVFTVILKSMVIEYWWQLITGFFVLVFLIMMTVKLVNKNKKKL, encoded by the coding sequence ATGCTTTACACTATAATAAAAGCACTACATATTATCTTCATGGTAAGCTATTTTGCGGGAATTTTTTATCTCGTGAGAATCTTCGTTTACTATAAAGATACCGATGAATTTGCTGAGGAAAAGAAGAAAATTTTAAGAGAACAATACACTTTCATGGCTCGTAGGCTTTGGAATATCATCACCGTTCCGGCCGGAATTATCATGGCGGTATGCGGAATCATCATGATTTTTCTGAATTTGGGCTTAATGAAAACTCCTTGGTTTCATTTAAAATTAACCTTCCTGATCGGATTGGCAATTTATCATTACTGGTGCTGGAAAAAAGTTTTACAATTAAAAGAGCTCAACGGAAATACGTTGGAAACAGCCAACATAAAATTAAGGCAAGCGAACGAAATCGCAACTTTTATTCTATTTTTGGTCGTTTTCACGGTAATATTAAAATCAATGGTCATTGAATACTGGTGGCAATTAATTACAGGATTTTTCGTTCTGGTATTTTTGATCATGATGACCGTTAAGCTGGTTAATAAAAACAAGAAAAAGTTATAG
- a CDS encoding ABC transporter permease translates to MFAILKKELWSYFGNWSAWVIIAAFSLITTLFLFFFDNDSNIFEIGMASLQSYFVLVPWLLMFIIPALSMKTFAEEQQTGTLNWLFSQPLKISDLVFGKFLSVWIVGILCLIPSLIYLYTVYVLGVPAGNIDLGMTFGSYIGLIILIAAFSGVGILASSLSQNQIMAYLLGVFMCFIMYFGIEQLASYKLLGGADFILQNIGFYQHFLGFTRGLIDFKDVAYFVLIIGVTLVLSNHFINKKK, encoded by the coding sequence ATGTTTGCAATTTTAAAAAAAGAACTTTGGAGTTACTTCGGCAACTGGAGCGCATGGGTGATCATTGCGGCTTTCAGTCTGATAACGACATTGTTTCTGTTTTTTTTCGACAACGATTCTAATATTTTTGAGATCGGAATGGCTTCTTTACAAAGTTATTTCGTTTTGGTTCCTTGGTTATTAATGTTCATCATTCCGGCGCTTTCAATGAAAACTTTTGCGGAAGAACAGCAAACAGGAACATTAAACTGGTTATTTTCACAACCCTTAAAAATTTCAGATTTGGTGTTTGGGAAATTCCTTTCCGTTTGGATTGTTGGGATTTTATGTTTGATTCCATCACTGATTTACCTTTATACAGTCTATGTTTTGGGCGTTCCGGCAGGGAATATCGACTTGGGAATGACTTTCGGAAGCTATATCGGTTTAATTATTTTAATTGCAGCATTTTCCGGAGTCGGAATATTGGCTTCTTCGCTTTCTCAAAACCAGATTATGGCTTATTTGTTGGGCGTTTTCATGTGTTTTATCATGTATTTCGGAATCGAACAATTAGCTAGCTATAAATTATTAGGAGGAGCAGATTTTATTTTACAGAATATCGGTTTTTATCAGCATTTCTTAGGCTTTACGAGAGGTCTTATTGATTTTAAGGATGTTGCTTATTTTGTTTTGATTATCGGTGTTACGTTAGTTTTGTCCAACCATTTTATCAATAAAAAGAAGTAG
- the gldG gene encoding gliding motility-associated ABC transporter substrate-binding protein GldG — translation MKKIQFKSPLGILLFVLLPLVIILAVSGIRLDLTKEKRYTLSDNTIKVLESVKKPLTVDVYLEGDFPASFKQLQSETRFMLEEFRKINPKIDFKFIDPVKTKMSQDTLMAMGMQPSVLPDIKDGKVSQIYLFPYAVVKYNKRGVSIPLVVQQTGIDADQQLTKSIENLEYNLVSNIKNIAANKRKKIGVLVNQDELSPNEFQGFMQLALESYDAGPIIPKNQTELTLADVPLLKQMSALVIAKPRKAFTDNEKVILDQYIMNGGKTLWMIDAINAEMDTLMRSQKVMPFPVDINMTDFFFNYGIRINPALVKDVKKFALLRLVTGEVGGNPQYTSLPWPYFPLGIAEHNNPITKNINPVKFEFPTSIDTLGGRKNIKTNVLFESSERTLLKQVPNYVDLKEISSVDSLGQMEKPSTPKIYAVSLEGKFNSAYSSRIERKSYPNFKGTSPENKMIIIADGDVGRNKVLKGEPLPLGVDLLTNEQFGNEQFLRNALDYLLDDSNLMELRNRNIEERLLDRQRITEEKSNWQWFNLLFPLAIIGILGGLFFWLRKRKFG, via the coding sequence ATGAAGAAGATACAATTTAAATCTCCATTAGGAATTTTACTTTTCGTGCTGTTGCCGTTGGTAATCATTTTGGCAGTTTCAGGAATCAGATTGGATTTAACCAAAGAAAAAAGATACACCCTTTCCGATAATACGATTAAAGTATTGGAATCCGTTAAAAAACCTTTAACAGTCGACGTTTATCTGGAAGGAGATTTCCCGGCGAGCTTTAAGCAGCTTCAGAGCGAAACAAGGTTCATGCTGGAAGAATTCAGGAAAATTAATCCTAAAATTGATTTTAAATTCATTGATCCTGTAAAAACCAAAATGTCTCAGGACACGCTGATGGCAATGGGAATGCAGCCTTCGGTACTTCCGGACATCAAGGACGGAAAAGTTTCGCAGATCTATTTATTTCCTTATGCGGTTGTAAAATACAACAAAAGAGGCGTTTCGATTCCTTTGGTTGTGCAGCAGACGGGAATTGATGCCGATCAGCAATTAACAAAATCAATCGAAAATTTAGAATATAATCTTGTTTCAAATATCAAAAATATTGCGGCAAACAAGAGAAAGAAAATAGGTGTTTTGGTGAATCAGGATGAGTTGAGTCCCAATGAATTCCAGGGTTTCATGCAGTTGGCTTTAGAAAGTTATGACGCGGGACCTATTATTCCTAAAAACCAGACGGAACTTACATTGGCAGACGTTCCGTTGTTGAAGCAGATGAGTGCCCTGGTTATAGCAAAACCGAGAAAAGCATTTACAGATAATGAAAAAGTAATCTTGGATCAATACATCATGAACGGTGGAAAAACGCTGTGGATGATTGATGCCATAAATGCAGAAATGGATACATTGATGAGGTCTCAAAAAGTGATGCCTTTCCCTGTAGACATCAATATGACAGACTTTTTCTTTAACTACGGAATCAGGATCAATCCTGCTTTGGTGAAAGATGTGAAGAAGTTTGCTTTGCTAAGATTAGTAACAGGTGAAGTGGGTGGAAATCCTCAATATACGAGTCTTCCGTGGCCGTATTTCCCGTTGGGTATTGCAGAACATAATAATCCGATCACAAAAAATATCAATCCTGTAAAGTTTGAATTTCCAACTTCCATTGATACGTTGGGCGGAAGAAAAAATATTAAAACCAATGTCCTTTTTGAATCAAGCGAAAGAACTTTATTGAAGCAGGTCCCGAATTATGTTGATTTAAAGGAAATTTCCAGCGTCGACAGTCTCGGACAAATGGAAAAACCAAGCACGCCGAAAATCTACGCCGTGTCTCTGGAAGGAAAGTTCAATTCTGCCTATTCATCAAGGATTGAAAGAAAATCTTATCCAAATTTCAAAGGCACAAGCCCGGAAAATAAAATGATCATCATCGCAGATGGTGATGTGGGAAGAAATAAAGTCCTGAAAGGTGAACCGCTTCCTTTAGGCGTAGATCTTTTGACCAATGAGCAATTCGGAAACGAACAGTTTCTAAGAAATGCCCTAGATTACTTACTTGACGACAGCAATCTGATGGAACTGAGAAACAGAAACATCGAAGAGCGTCTTCTCGATCGACAAAGAATTACTGAGGAAAAAAGCAACTGGCAATGGTTTAATTTGCTGTTTCCTTTAGCGATTATCGGTATTTTGGGAGGATTGTTTTTTTGGTTGAGGAAGAGGAAGTTTGGATAA
- a CDS encoding helix-turn-helix domain-containing protein produces MKQTFRFNSISDFHAFCNLPNPEHPLISLIDYSKVRYPVDDTELKWIQNFYSIGLKRNINAKFNYGQQEYDFDSGVLCFVSPLQFLSLEMKPGVEVEPTGYLLLIHPDFLWGTSLIKKIKSYEFFSYQINEALFLSDKEEKVIVDLFKNIEKEYQTNIDKFTQELIVAQLELFLIYAERFYERQFLTRKKSSHELLVKFEEILSQYFENGNLMENGIPSVKTIAEQMNISPNYLGTLLRIHTQQNTQQHIQNKLIDHAKERLSTTNLSVSEIAYELGFEHPQSFSKLFKQKTNQSPGEFRRLFN; encoded by the coding sequence ATGAAACAGACATTTCGCTTTAATTCTATTTCCGATTTTCATGCTTTCTGTAATCTTCCGAATCCTGAACACCCATTGATCAGCCTGATAGATTACAGTAAAGTCCGTTATCCCGTGGATGATACGGAATTGAAATGGATACAGAATTTTTATTCGATAGGCTTGAAAAGGAATATTAATGCTAAGTTCAATTACGGTCAGCAGGAATATGATTTTGATTCCGGGGTGTTGTGTTTTGTTTCGCCGCTGCAGTTTTTGAGCCTTGAAATGAAACCAGGCGTTGAAGTGGAACCCACCGGGTATTTACTATTGATTCATCCCGATTTTCTTTGGGGAACTTCTTTGATCAAGAAAATAAAATCTTACGAATTCTTTAGTTATCAGATTAATGAAGCGCTTTTCCTTTCGGATAAGGAAGAGAAAGTTATAGTTGATTTGTTTAAAAATATCGAAAAAGAATATCAGACAAACATTGATAAATTCACACAGGAATTGATTGTGGCCCAACTTGAACTGTTCCTGATTTATGCCGAACGTTTTTATGAGCGTCAGTTTCTTACCCGAAAAAAATCCAGTCACGAATTGCTGGTGAAATTTGAAGAAATTCTGTCTCAATATTTTGAAAACGGAAACCTCATGGAAAACGGCATTCCTTCCGTGAAAACCATTGCCGAACAGATGAATATTTCACCCAATTATCTGGGAACTTTGCTGCGAATTCATACCCAGCAAAACACGCAACAGCATATTCAGAATAAATTAATTGACCATGCCAAAGAACGCCTCAGCACAACGAATCTTTCTGTCAGTGAGATTGCTTATGAGTTGGGGTTTGAGCATCCGCAGTCTTTTAGTAAGTTGTTTAAGCAGAAGACGAATCAGTCGCCGGGGGAATTTAGGAGGCTGTTTAATTGA